A stretch of the Desulfobacter sp. genome encodes the following:
- the cas8c gene encoding type I-C CRISPR-associated protein Cas8c/Csd1 → MILQALKEYYDRKSSEPESKMAPLGFEYKEIPYIITLKPDGTPININSTYEGQGKNKRAKKFLIPQAVKKTSGVAANLLWDNLEYALGVLLKEAPERVAKQHEAFKEKIQALENNQEQGLFAVSQFLIKEDKTEILSGFGQAWQELIEDKKANVTFQLAKDTCIISERPEVKSIISRAADSGSHKDGTICLVTGKQVSSERLHPAIKGVYGAQTAGANIVSFNLEAFKSFGKNQGDNAPMGKNTVFAYTTALNYLLSRDSGQRMRVGDASTVFWAEKACDLEQQLPNFFGEPPKDDPDRGVKAVESLFRSVENGAYLEGDNKKNKFYVLGLSPNAARIAVRFWIVDSVSNMAEKIKLHFEDIRIIHGPKERETLSLFRLLVSTAVLGKSENIPPNLAGETMRSILQGLPYPQTLLMAALRRIRTEQAVTYARASLIKACINLSIRFKHPHIKEELHMSLDENNTNIGYRLGRLFATLEKIQQEASPGINATIRDRFYSSASMTPRTVFGNLLRLKNHHLSKLNNNGRKIYFENLLNQIINDIPADLAFPAHLNIEDQGRFAIGYYHQMQKFFTKNTKNQKDK, encoded by the coding sequence ATGATACTTCAGGCACTTAAGGAATATTATGACCGAAAATCATCTGAGCCGGAGTCAAAAATGGCACCATTGGGATTTGAGTATAAAGAAATTCCTTATATCATCACTTTAAAACCTGACGGGACACCCATCAACATCAATTCAACCTATGAAGGCCAGGGTAAAAATAAAAGAGCGAAAAAATTTTTGATCCCCCAGGCAGTCAAAAAGACAAGCGGTGTCGCAGCGAATCTGCTTTGGGATAATCTGGAATATGCCCTGGGAGTACTCTTAAAGGAAGCACCAGAACGGGTAGCAAAACAGCATGAGGCATTCAAGGAGAAAATCCAAGCCTTAGAAAATAACCAAGAACAGGGCCTTTTTGCTGTTAGCCAATTTCTGATTAAAGAAGATAAGACTGAAATTCTTTCTGGATTTGGACAGGCTTGGCAGGAACTTATTGAGGATAAAAAAGCCAATGTGACATTCCAGCTTGCCAAAGATACCTGCATTATTTCGGAACGGCCTGAAGTAAAATCCATCATTTCCCGGGCAGCCGATTCAGGCAGCCATAAGGATGGTACCATTTGCCTTGTGACCGGCAAACAGGTCTCTTCGGAAAGACTTCATCCCGCCATAAAAGGGGTGTACGGCGCCCAAACCGCCGGTGCCAACATTGTCTCGTTCAACCTTGAGGCATTTAAATCCTTTGGCAAAAACCAGGGGGATAACGCGCCTATGGGTAAAAATACTGTTTTTGCCTATACCACGGCCCTAAACTATCTGCTGTCCAGGGATTCCGGTCAACGGATGCGGGTAGGAGATGCCTCTACAGTGTTCTGGGCTGAAAAAGCCTGTGACCTTGAACAGCAACTGCCAAATTTTTTTGGAGAGCCGCCCAAAGATGATCCAGACCGGGGGGTAAAAGCTGTGGAGAGTCTTTTCCGGTCGGTTGAAAACGGAGCGTACTTAGAAGGAGATAACAAAAAAAATAAATTTTATGTACTGGGCCTCTCCCCCAATGCCGCCCGTATTGCCGTCCGTTTTTGGATAGTGGACTCGGTCTCCAATATGGCAGAAAAAATAAAGCTGCATTTTGAGGATATCCGCATTATCCACGGCCCAAAGGAGAGGGAGACACTTTCCCTTTTCCGGCTCCTGGTATCAACGGCGGTCCTTGGAAAATCAGAAAACATCCCCCCAAACCTTGCAGGAGAAACCATGCGGTCGATTCTCCAAGGATTGCCCTATCCCCAAACCCTGTTAATGGCAGCCCTTCGACGTATCCGAACGGAACAGGCTGTCACCTACGCCCGGGCGTCCCTGATCAAAGCCTGCATAAACCTATCAATTCGATTTAAACATCCCCATATAAAGGAGGAACTTCACATGAGCCTGGATGAAAACAATACTAACATCGGCTACCGGTTAGGAAGGCTGTTTGCCACCCTTGAAAAAATTCAGCAGGAAGCCAGCCCCGGTATCAACGCAACAATCCGAGACCGTTTCTATAGTTCTGCATCCATGACCCCACGAACAGTCTTTGGTAACCTCTTAAGATTAAAAAATCATCATCTGTCCAAGTTAAACAACAATGGCCGCAAAATATATTTTGAAAATTTATTAAACCAAATTATCAACGACATCCCTGCCGACCTTGCGTTCCCGGCCCATTTAAATATTGAAGACCAGGGGCGATTTGCCATTGGCTATTACCATCAGATGCAAAAATTCTTTACAAAAAACACAAAAAATCAAAAAGACAAATAA
- the fdhD gene encoding formate dehydrogenase accessory sulfurtransferase FdhD translates to MDTQIQELVGQPITRYKGGSLVKEQSFVALEVPLTFVVNGHEMATLMCTPSNLKAYAYGFLFTSGMIKSAKEILDLDLDTKKWRLDVRVKNFQDPSDLGRRVYTSGCGKGVMYTSMMEIALRHPVQTRARVRGQAIIDAMGWLVKCSDLHKKTGGVHSAGVSINNEMPQFHYDDIGRHNAVDKVIGTLVLEDTDPENLVLLGTGRVSSEILHKARRFSIPILASRGAPTHQSILLAQEMNITIVGFVRPSNFAVFTHPERIVA, encoded by the coding sequence GTGGACACTCAGATCCAAGAATTGGTTGGTCAGCCCATTACCCGGTACAAGGGGGGATCGCTGGTAAAAGAACAAAGCTTTGTTGCCCTTGAAGTGCCCTTGACCTTTGTGGTCAACGGCCATGAAATGGCCACCCTCATGTGCACCCCTTCGAATTTAAAGGCCTATGCATATGGGTTTTTGTTTACCTCGGGTATGATCAAGTCAGCCAAAGAGATACTGGACCTGGATCTGGATACAAAAAAATGGCGGCTGGATGTGAGGGTCAAAAATTTCCAGGACCCTTCGGACTTAGGCCGGCGGGTCTATACCTCAGGATGCGGCAAAGGGGTGATGTACACCTCAATGATGGAAATTGCCCTTCGCCATCCGGTTCAGACCCGGGCCAGGGTCAGGGGCCAGGCCATCATTGATGCCATGGGGTGGCTGGTCAAATGCTCTGATCTTCACAAAAAAACAGGGGGTGTCCATTCTGCCGGGGTGAGCATCAACAATGAAATGCCCCAATTTCATTACGACGATATTGGAAGGCACAATGCCGTGGACAAGGTGATCGGCACCCTGGTGCTTGAGGATACAGACCCTGAAAACCTGGTGCTTTTGGGCACAGGGCGGGTGTCATCGGAAATTCTCCACAAGGCAAGGCGGTTCTCCATCCCCATCCTGGCCTCCAGGGGAGCGCCCACCCACCAGAGTATTCTTCTGGCCCAGGAGATGAACATCACCATTGTGGGCTTTGTCAGACCGAGCAATTTTGCCGTGTTTACCCATCCTGAACGGATTGTCGCCTGA
- a CDS encoding cache domain-containing protein: MAKHKSLVKTFWVSVTLLYLALVCLLAYLWLGWELNTRKQEFRQVRTAYIASRKQTIQTQVQQAVHYIQHKKSLAEKRVRQSVKSRTQEAWETATYIWKKNKDSLGPGQIRVLIHDALFAASWDEGKGYYFAEDMAGTELLNRNNPELEGTNLMGVQDSKGKYIMKDFIRIARSAQGEGFSTYHWNKPDKPGIFVPKISYVKYFKPLDWVIGNGKYIIDEEEKIKTEVLGYLETLKFGPKGYIFAGTFEGLSLTGPFKGKNTLDIKDANGVKIVGELIQAARSGGGFVNYVAPKFKGQPPAPKVSYVRAIDDWGWYIGTGVHIDSIEHQIAMKEAQLKKATQVLILKTFIVLGLCLLASVGLAWLLSRKISQNLELFIRYFKESAFKHRPLENDQICFSEFIPLADSASLMLKERNTYETDLAASEKKYRRLFEQSKDAFLILENGKIMDCNQASVEMLGYDSPAQPIDRFPFDLSPPVQADGQDTASKSKEMMAHAVKNGSHRFEWNHIRANGEVFPAEILLTAISANPKQQILHATWRDISDRKKTEAMMIQTEKMITVGGLAAGMAHEINNPLAGMIQSALVVKNRLSSSLPANGPAAQNAGISLTALEKYLEQRQVVNFLDTIVETGNRAGKIVQNMLNFIRKKSGEKSLQDIAGIMDQSIEFATNDYSLKKNYDIRKIKIQKQYARDVPKVLCDESNIQQVFFNIINNAAQAMAGHSYSKEQPGLDIGIVQKDQEICITIQDNGPGMDPSVSKHIFEPFYTTKPVNQGTGLGLSVSYFIIVQDHGGRIDLSSEPGKGTCFTIRLPLAPQNVL; this comes from the coding sequence ATGGCCAAACATAAAAGTCTTGTAAAAACCTTCTGGGTCAGTGTTACCCTTCTTTATCTGGCCCTGGTATGCCTCCTGGCCTATCTCTGGCTGGGATGGGAGCTGAACACCCGGAAACAAGAATTTCGCCAGGTCAGAACCGCCTATATCGCCTCCCGGAAGCAAACCATTCAAACCCAGGTGCAGCAGGCGGTTCACTATATTCAACATAAAAAATCTCTGGCTGAAAAACGGGTCAGGCAGTCGGTAAAATCCCGGACTCAAGAGGCCTGGGAAACCGCCACCTATATCTGGAAAAAAAATAAGGACTCACTTGGACCCGGCCAGATCAGGGTATTAATCCACGATGCCTTGTTTGCTGCATCCTGGGATGAGGGCAAGGGCTATTATTTTGCCGAAGACATGGCAGGCACCGAACTTTTAAACCGGAACAATCCAGAGCTGGAAGGAACCAACCTCATGGGGGTCCAGGACTCCAAGGGCAAATATATCATGAAAGATTTCATTCGTATTGCCCGCTCTGCCCAGGGGGAAGGATTTTCCACCTATCATTGGAACAAGCCGGACAAACCCGGCATCTTTGTGCCCAAAATTTCCTATGTCAAATATTTCAAACCGTTGGACTGGGTGATCGGGAACGGAAAATACATCATTGATGAAGAAGAAAAAATCAAAACAGAAGTCTTAGGCTACCTTGAAACCCTCAAATTCGGACCAAAGGGCTATATCTTTGCCGGCACATTTGAAGGGCTGAGCCTGACAGGGCCTTTTAAAGGAAAAAACACCCTTGATATCAAAGATGCCAACGGGGTGAAAATCGTTGGGGAACTGATCCAAGCGGCCCGTTCCGGCGGAGGGTTTGTCAATTATGTGGCCCCGAAATTCAAGGGGCAGCCCCCTGCACCCAAGGTCAGCTATGTCCGGGCAATTGATGACTGGGGCTGGTATATCGGCACCGGGGTTCACATTGACTCAATCGAACATCAGATTGCCATGAAAGAGGCTCAGCTGAAAAAGGCCACCCAGGTCCTGATTTTAAAAACCTTTATAGTCCTTGGCCTCTGTCTTTTGGCCTCTGTGGGCCTGGCCTGGCTGCTGTCCAGAAAAATCAGCCAGAACCTGGAACTTTTTATCCGATATTTCAAAGAATCTGCCTTCAAACATCGCCCCCTGGAAAATGATCAAATTTGTTTTTCCGAATTCATTCCCCTGGCAGACTCCGCCAGCCTCATGCTCAAGGAGCGAAATACATATGAAACAGACCTGGCTGCCAGCGAAAAAAAATACCGGCGATTATTTGAGCAGTCCAAGGATGCCTTCCTGATCCTTGAAAACGGGAAAATCATGGATTGCAACCAGGCCTCGGTGGAGATGCTGGGGTATGACAGCCCAGCCCAGCCCATTGATCGTTTTCCCTTTGACCTTTCACCGCCGGTCCAGGCCGACGGGCAGGATACGGCTTCAAAATCCAAAGAGATGATGGCCCATGCCGTTAAAAACGGCAGTCACAGGTTTGAATGGAACCATATCCGGGCCAACGGAGAAGTCTTCCCGGCTGAAATTTTGCTCACCGCCATCTCAGCAAACCCCAAACAACAGATCCTCCATGCCACCTGGCGGGATATCTCAGACCGGAAAAAAACCGAAGCCATGATGATCCAGACGGAAAAAATGATCACCGTTGGCGGGCTTGCCGCAGGCATGGCCCATGAGATCAACAACCCCCTGGCCGGGATGATCCAAAGCGCCCTTGTGGTCAAAAACAGGCTGTCTTCCAGCCTTCCTGCCAATGGACCTGCCGCCCAAAACGCGGGGATCTCTTTAACGGCCCTGGAAAAATACCTTGAACAAAGACAGGTGGTCAATTTTTTAGACACCATTGTGGAGACCGGTAACAGGGCAGGAAAAATCGTCCAGAATATGCTCAATTTCATCCGGAAAAAATCCGGAGAGAAATCCCTTCAGGATATTGCCGGGATAATGGATCAGAGCATTGAATTTGCAACAAACGACTACAGCCTTAAGAAAAATTACGATATCCGGAAAATTAAAATTCAAAAACAATATGCCAGGGATGTTCCCAAGGTGTTGTGCGACGAGAGCAATATCCAGCAGGTGTTTTTCAATATTATCAACAATGCGGCCCAGGCCATGGCAGGCCATTCATACTCTAAAGAGCAGCCCGGCCTTGACATCGGTATCGTTCAAAAAGACCAAGAGATCTGCATTACCATCCAGGACAATGGACCGGGCATGGACCCGTCCGTGTCCAAACACATTTTTGAGCCCTTTTACACCACAAAGCCGGTAAACCAGGGCACGGGATTAGGGTTGTCCGTCTCCTATTTTATCATTGTCCAGGACCACGGCGGACGAATTGATCTCTCATCTGAGCCCGGAAAAGGGACCTGCTTTACCATCCGTCTCCCCCTGGCACCCCAAAACGTCCTTTGA
- the cas5c gene encoding type I-C CRISPR-associated protein Cas5, whose product MKGFCLEVSGPYACFTRPEMKVERVSYDVITPSAARAIFDAVLWKPAIFWQVKRIEVLSPIKWISVRRNEVGAVASPRKKQIFIDDNRQQRAGLLLRDVKYRLFAEFEFIPPEKRKKVLNPLPEYLNDTAEKAMLRKDETPSKYAAMFERRAKKGQCFNQPYLGCREFSAQFRLVNPVAEPATPVEENRDLGWMLYDMDFSDPQNIKPLFFRPQMKNGIITVPDRKNSEEVLG is encoded by the coding sequence ATGAAAGGTTTTTGCCTGGAGGTCAGCGGGCCCTATGCCTGCTTTACCCGGCCGGAAATGAAGGTGGAACGCGTCAGCTATGATGTGATCACCCCGTCTGCGGCCAGGGCAATTTTTGACGCTGTTCTATGGAAGCCTGCCATATTCTGGCAGGTAAAACGAATTGAGGTACTCTCCCCCATCAAATGGATATCTGTCCGGCGCAATGAAGTGGGAGCTGTGGCCTCACCCCGGAAAAAACAAATATTCATTGATGACAACAGGCAGCAAAGAGCGGGGCTTTTGCTCAGGGATGTCAAATATCGATTATTTGCCGAGTTTGAATTCATCCCCCCGGAAAAAAGGAAAAAAGTGTTAAATCCCCTGCCGGAATACCTGAATGATACGGCAGAAAAGGCAATGCTCCGAAAAGATGAAACCCCTTCCAAGTATGCGGCCATGTTTGAACGGCGGGCAAAAAAGGGCCAATGCTTTAACCAGCCCTATCTGGGGTGCCGTGAATTTTCCGCCCAGTTCCGCCTGGTAAATCCTGTTGCAGAACCGGCGACTCCGGTTGAAGAAAACCGGGATCTTGGCTGGATGCTTTATGACATGGATTTCTCAGATCCCCAAAATATTAAACCTCTGTTTTTCAGACCCCAAATGAAAAATGGGATCATTACGGTTCCGGATAGAAAAAACTCAGAGGAGGTGCTGGGATGA
- a CDS encoding ISL3 family transposase, whose translation MSTSFIYHAFGLRDYFYKTTRFIGGIITFELIPKPEAVKCPECNSRSVTRKGIVTRDLRTIPVGSKPVILRTAIQRIWCSFCQFVRQIKLSFAQEGKSYTRAFERYVLELSQFMTIKDIAIHLRISWDTIKQIQKEDLLRRYRNIPLEKVRQIAIDEISIGKGHKYLTIVMDLESGRILHVGEGKGGEALKSFWTKVKISKAKIKAVSIDMSPAYLSAVIENLSGSAIVFDRFHVVKLFNEKLSDFRRKLYNLLANTGQQKLLKGVRWLLLKNPENLSDDKKEAQRLEEALKINQPLLVVYYMKEELRQIWNQKKKETAEKIVSNWINLANISKIPMLMKFAKTLAVHRQRILSYYDYRISTGPLEGTNNKIKTMKRKAYGYRDSEFFRLKLLDLHNKRYALIG comes from the coding sequence ATGTCCACAAGCTTCATATACCATGCCTTTGGCCTTCGTGACTACTTTTATAAAACAACACGTTTCATCGGTGGAATAATCACTTTTGAACTCATACCAAAACCGGAGGCGGTAAAATGCCCGGAATGTAATTCCAGGTCCGTCACCAGGAAAGGGATTGTGACAAGAGATCTCAGAACAATACCGGTAGGTTCAAAACCCGTGATTCTCAGGACGGCTATCCAGAGAATTTGGTGTTCGTTCTGTCAATTTGTCCGGCAAATCAAACTATCCTTTGCCCAGGAGGGGAAAAGCTATACCCGGGCTTTTGAACGGTATGTCTTGGAGTTGTCTCAGTTCATGACAATCAAAGATATTGCCATCCATTTAAGGATCAGCTGGGATACGATAAAGCAGATCCAGAAAGAAGACCTGCTGAGGCGTTATCGAAATATCCCCCTTGAGAAAGTCCGGCAGATTGCCATAGATGAAATTTCCATAGGGAAAGGGCATAAATACTTGACCATCGTGATGGATCTGGAATCCGGTAGAATTCTGCACGTGGGAGAAGGAAAAGGTGGTGAAGCTTTGAAATCTTTTTGGACAAAAGTGAAAATATCGAAAGCAAAAATCAAAGCCGTCAGCATCGATATGTCCCCGGCATACTTGAGTGCTGTTATTGAAAATCTTTCTGGTTCAGCAATTGTCTTTGACAGATTTCATGTTGTTAAATTGTTCAATGAGAAACTGTCGGATTTCAGGCGAAAGCTCTACAACCTTCTTGCCAATACCGGGCAACAAAAACTTCTGAAGGGAGTCCGGTGGCTTTTGTTAAAAAATCCCGAAAACCTCAGTGATGACAAGAAGGAGGCCCAACGGTTAGAAGAAGCATTGAAAATAAATCAGCCGCTATTGGTAGTCTACTACATGAAAGAGGAACTCAGGCAAATATGGAATCAAAAGAAAAAAGAAACAGCTGAAAAGATAGTCAGCAATTGGATCAATCTGGCCAATATTTCCAAAATTCCAATGTTGATGAAATTTGCCAAGACCTTGGCTGTGCACAGGCAAAGAATCCTTTCATACTATGATTACAGGATATCTACAGGTCCTTTAGAAGGGACAAATAACAAGATAAAAACCATGAAACGGAAAGCTTATGGATACAGGGATTCGGAGTTTTTCAGGTTGAAACTTTTGGACCTTCACAATAAAAGGTACGCATTAATCGGATGA
- the cas4 gene encoding CRISPR-associated protein Cas4, giving the protein MIDNSDLLPLSALQHYLFCPRQCALIHVERLWFENKFTAEGKVMHERVDKGGDRDRGEVRVEYALGLTCRQLGLVGKADVVEFHLADKKKQIWMPYPVEYKRGRPKKDNIDKVQLFAQALCLEEMYDTRVEKGALFYGKTRRRQKVDFTQELRQETRDTARRLHTMIRDRITPAPDYHQGKCRNCSFIDFCMPRVCGKKSVQAYMKKMVEPK; this is encoded by the coding sequence ATGATAGATAATTCTGATCTTCTACCCCTGTCCGCCCTGCAGCATTACCTATTCTGCCCAAGGCAGTGCGCCCTGATCCATGTGGAGCGGCTATGGTTTGAAAACAAATTCACTGCCGAGGGCAAGGTCATGCATGAACGGGTGGACAAGGGGGGTGACCGGGACCGGGGGGAGGTAAGGGTTGAATACGCCCTCGGCCTGACCTGCCGGCAACTTGGCTTGGTGGGAAAAGCCGATGTGGTGGAGTTTCATCTTGCCGATAAAAAAAAACAAATATGGATGCCCTATCCTGTGGAATACAAAAGAGGGCGGCCCAAAAAAGACAATATCGACAAGGTCCAGCTCTTCGCCCAGGCCCTTTGCCTTGAAGAGATGTACGATACCCGGGTTGAAAAAGGAGCCCTGTTTTACGGGAAAACCCGCAGGCGGCAAAAAGTGGACTTTACCCAGGAACTCCGACAGGAGACCAGGGACACGGCCCGCAGACTCCATACAATGATCCGGGACAGAATCACGCCAGCCCCTGACTATCATCAAGGCAAATGCAGAAACTGCTCATTTATTGACTTTTGCATGCCCCGTGTCTGCGGGAAAAAATCAGTCCAGGCCTATATGAAAAAAATGGTGGAACCCAAATGA
- the cas1c gene encoding type I-C CRISPR-associated endonuclease Cas1 translates to MKKLLNTLFVTTQGSYLSKEGEAIAVKVEKEIKLRIPIHTLSGIVCFGNVSMSPFLMGFCAEKDVAVCFMTQYGRFLARIKGPVSGNVLVRREQYLRADKEDISSRIAAAILSAKISNCRRVLQRFLRDHKDKTEDGRIQKAVNHLERSMRDISGPLLTLNRIRGIEGDAAAGYFHVFDSLITAQKKEFSFTGRNRRPPRDEVNCLLSFLYTLLMHDVRSALESAGLDPGVGFLHRDRPGRAGLALDMMEEFRPLIADRLTLTLINLGQVNKNDFFKKDSTAVYMTDEGRKKVLVAYQKRKQDQ, encoded by the coding sequence ATGAAAAAACTATTAAACACCTTGTTTGTCACCACCCAGGGCAGCTACCTTTCCAAAGAGGGGGAAGCCATTGCAGTCAAAGTGGAAAAAGAAATAAAACTGAGGATCCCCATACACACCCTGTCAGGTATTGTCTGCTTTGGCAATGTATCCATGAGCCCTTTTCTCATGGGATTTTGTGCGGAGAAGGACGTTGCCGTATGCTTCATGACCCAGTATGGAAGATTTTTAGCCCGGATCAAAGGCCCGGTTTCCGGGAATGTTCTTGTCCGCCGGGAGCAATATCTCCGTGCAGACAAAGAAGATATCTCCTCCCGGATCGCTGCTGCCATCCTGTCGGCCAAAATATCCAACTGCCGCAGGGTGCTGCAGCGGTTTCTCAGGGATCACAAAGATAAAACAGAAGATGGCCGGATCCAAAAGGCCGTAAACCATCTGGAACGATCCATGAGAGATATCTCCGGTCCTCTTCTCACCCTTAACCGGATTCGGGGCATTGAAGGAGATGCCGCTGCCGGTTATTTTCATGTCTTTGATTCTCTGATTACGGCACAAAAAAAAGAGTTTTCCTTTACCGGAAGAAACAGACGGCCACCGCGGGATGAGGTCAATTGCCTGCTTTCATTTTTGTATACCCTTCTTATGCATGATGTCAGATCCGCCCTTGAATCTGCAGGCCTTGATCCAGGGGTTGGTTTTCTGCACAGGGACAGACCCGGGAGAGCCGGACTGGCCCTTGATATGATGGAAGAGTTCAGACCCTTGATTGCCGACCGCCTGACCTTGACCTTAATAAATCTTGGTCAGGTGAACAAAAATGACTTTTTTAAAAAAGATTCAACCGCAGTATACATGACGGATGAAGGCAGGAAAAAAGTTCTGGTTGCATACCAAAAGAGGAAACAGGATCAGTAG
- a CDS encoding IS4 family transposase, translating to MTHISVPKKQLRSLNFDNFRCPLIKSLSKAPELQSRGDRPLKMTFEDQINALVYFHLQEHKSARHLIQDLKENVFAKENIAPDGGISRSSFCEAINHRGLEQLQFIFEDLYKQALECHPGEHAELGELVSIDGSLINAVLSMHWANYRKGSKKAKVHCGFDINHGIPNKIFLTEGNGAERTFVPKILSKGQTGVMDRGYQSHKEFDLLQEQGKHFVCRIKTRTTRTIIDNHETPSDSYIFYDALVKLGTPNQNQTKRPVRVVGYKIAGVKYYVATDRHDLTAEQIATIYKLRWTIEDFFKWWKEHLKVYHLIARSEYGLMVQILGGLITYLLLAIHCQKQFNEKVTIKRVRQLRTAILNDLFGCEEQGSHSSNRDNIVKDQKIIEQAKT from the coding sequence ATGACGCACATCTCAGTCCCTAAAAAACAACTACGGTCCCTGAACTTTGACAATTTCAGGTGCCCTCTGATAAAGTCACTTTCAAAAGCACCGGAATTACAATCTCGAGGAGACCGCCCTTTAAAAATGACATTCGAAGACCAGATAAATGCTTTGGTTTATTTCCATCTTCAGGAGCACAAGTCTGCCCGACATTTAATTCAGGATCTCAAGGAGAATGTTTTTGCTAAAGAAAATATTGCGCCAGACGGTGGTATCAGCCGTAGTAGTTTCTGTGAAGCCATCAATCACAGGGGACTCGAACAACTGCAATTTATCTTTGAGGATCTTTATAAACAGGCTCTTGAGTGTCATCCGGGTGAACACGCCGAGTTAGGAGAGTTGGTTTCCATTGACGGTAGTCTCATAAATGCAGTCCTTTCAATGCACTGGGCGAACTACAGAAAAGGAAGTAAAAAAGCCAAAGTACATTGCGGATTTGACATTAATCACGGAATCCCAAACAAAATCTTTTTGACTGAAGGCAACGGCGCTGAACGCACTTTTGTTCCCAAAATACTTTCCAAGGGGCAAACAGGTGTTATGGATCGTGGATATCAATCCCATAAAGAATTTGACCTGCTTCAGGAGCAAGGCAAACATTTTGTCTGCCGTATAAAAACCAGGACAACAAGAACAATTATTGATAACCACGAGACCCCTTCCGACAGCTACATTTTTTATGATGCACTGGTTAAACTTGGTACTCCGAATCAAAACCAGACGAAAAGGCCTGTTCGGGTTGTTGGCTATAAAATTGCTGGCGTCAAATACTATGTGGCAACTGACAGGCATGATTTAACAGCGGAACAAATAGCAACAATTTATAAACTCCGGTGGACCATTGAGGATTTTTTCAAATGGTGGAAAGAACATCTGAAGGTATATCATCTCATTGCCCGCAGTGAATACGGCCTTATGGTTCAGATTCTTGGCGGCCTTATCACTTACCTGTTACTGGCAATCCATTGCCAAAAACAGTTTAATGAAAAGGTCACGATCAAAAGAGTTCGGCAGCTGCGAACCGCCATTCTAAATGACCTGTTTGGCTGCGAGGAGCAGGGCTCTCATAGTTCAAACAGGGACAATATTGTCAAAGATCAAAAAATTATTGAGCAAGCAAAAACCTAA
- the cas7c gene encoding type I-C CRISPR-associated protein Cas7/Csd2 — translation MNESNKKEIITNRYDFALIFDVKDGNPNGDPDAGNLPRIDPETGHGLVTDVCLKRKVRNYIQILKKAKKPFDIFIKEKAVLNTLIDQAHEQETVEKIKNKGDKTEVARKWMCQNYYDIRTFGAVMSTGKNAGQVRGPVQMTFGRSADPVVTLEHAITRMAVATEAEAEKQQGDNRTMGRKNTIPYGVYMAHGFISPHLADQTGFSKTDLALFWESLVNLFELDRSAARGLMSTRKLIIFKHDSALGSAPAHSLFNRISITKKDENTPPRDFSDYELKINETGLPKGVTIETK, via the coding sequence ATGAACGAATCCAATAAGAAAGAGATCATCACAAACCGCTATGACTTTGCCTTGATTTTCGATGTAAAAGACGGGAACCCCAATGGAGATCCTGATGCCGGGAACCTGCCCAGAATCGATCCTGAAACCGGACACGGCCTTGTCACGGATGTCTGCCTGAAAAGAAAAGTTAGAAATTATATTCAAATTTTAAAAAAAGCAAAAAAACCATTTGATATATTTATTAAGGAAAAGGCTGTCCTCAACACTCTCATTGACCAGGCCCATGAACAGGAAACTGTAGAGAAGATAAAAAACAAAGGCGATAAAACAGAAGTTGCCAGAAAATGGATGTGCCAAAACTATTATGATATCAGGACCTTCGGCGCTGTGATGAGCACGGGGAAAAATGCAGGCCAGGTCAGAGGGCCTGTCCAAATGACCTTTGGAAGATCTGCGGACCCGGTTGTCACTCTGGAACATGCCATTACCCGGATGGCCGTTGCAACCGAAGCAGAGGCTGAAAAACAGCAGGGAGACAACAGAACCATGGGCAGAAAAAATACCATCCCATACGGGGTTTATATGGCCCACGGATTTATATCCCCCCATTTGGCCGACCAGACAGGGTTTAGTAAAACTGATCTTGCCTTATTCTGGGAATCGCTGGTTAATCTGTTCGAGCTTGACCGTTCCGCAGCCAGAGGACTTATGTCGACCCGAAAATTAATCATTTTTAAACATGACTCTGCCTTAGGTAGTGCACCAGCCCATTCATTGTTTAACAGAATCTCAATCACAAAAAAGGATGAAAACACCCCCCCCCGTGATTTCAGCGATTATGAATTAAAAATCAATGAAACAGGCCTACCCAAGGGTGTTACCATTGAAACAAAATAG